CCTTAGAATACTCATCCCACCCACCTGTGTCGGTTTACGGTACGGGCAACATTATCTAAACTTAGAAACTTTTCTTGGCTCGACAGTATCAGCAATTCACACGCTGTTCCGAAGAACTTTGTGTGCCTGTAGGGTCTCGGCTTAAAAAGATCCGGATTTGCCTGGATCTTAACCTACACCTTTCGACTAGCACTTCCATCCGCTAGCTTGCTTAACTCTAAGCGTCCTTCCATCGCACAATAATGTTGGCATTGGAATATTAACCAATTTTCCATCGCATACCCCTTTCGGACTTTGCTTAGGACCCGGCTAACCCTACGATGACGAGCATCGCGTAGGAAACCTTGGGTTTACGGCGTTGGGGATTCTCACCCCAATTATCGCTACTCATGCCTGCATGCTCACTTGCATCCGCTCCAGTACTCCTTACCGGTATACCTTCAACGCTGAATGCAACGCTCTCCTACCACTTAGTAAAACTAAGTCTAAAGCTTCGGTACTCATTTTAGCCCCGTTATATTTTCCGCGCAGAATCACTAGACCAGTGAGCTATTACGCTTTCTTTAAAGGATGGCTGCTTCTAAGCCAACCTCCTGGTTGTTTCAGTAACTCCACATCGTTTTCCACTTAAATGAGATTTAGGGACCTTAGCTGTTAGTCTGGGTTGTTCCCCTCTCGACGACGGATTTTATCACTCGCCGCCTGACTGCCATGATTACACACTAGGTATTCGGAGTTTGATAGGGTTTGGTACATTGGTGTATGCCCTAGCCCATTCAGTGCTCTACCCCCTAGTGTTACTACATGACGCTATACCTAAATATATTTCGGAGAGAACCAGCTATCACGATGTTTGATTGGCCTTTCACCCCTATCCACAAGTCATCCCATAGCTTTTCAACGCTAGCGGGTTCGGTCCTCCACTGGTTCTTACACCAGTTTCAACCTGCTCATGGATAGATCACATCGTTTCGGGTCTGCAACATCTGACTAAACGCCCTATTAAGACTCGCTTTCGCTACGGCTCCGGGTTTCCTTAACCTCGCCAGACATCACAACTCGCAGGCTCATTATGCAAAAGGCAGTCCATCACCCTGATAAATCATAGGGCTCTGAATGATTGTAAGTAAATGGTTTCAGGTTCTATTTCACTCTGATCACCTCAGTTCTTTTCACCTTTCCCTCACGGTACTTGTGCGCTATCGGTCTAGTAGTAGTATTTAGGGTTGGATCGTGGTCGACCCAGCTTCAGACAGGATATCACGTGTCCCGCCCTACTCAGGATACTGCTAAGTAAAACAAAGTTTTCATATACGGGGGTATCACCCTCTACGCCTAAGCTTTCCAGCTTATTCTATTAACTAAGTTTAGTCTATGTTGCAGTCCTACAACCCCGTTAGTAAACTAACGGTTTGCCCTCTTACGCGTTCGCTCGCCGCTACTAGCGTAATCTCTATTGATTTCTCTTCCTGTTGGTACTAAGATGTTTCAATTCCCAACGTTCGCTCCATTATATGGTAACTGACATCGCTATCAGTTGGGTTGCCCCATTCGGAAATACCCGGATCAAAGCCCCTTGACGGCTCCCCGAGTCTTATCGCAGCCTGGCACGTCCTTCGTCGCCTCTACTAGCCAAGGCATCCACCACTTACTCTTAGTAGCTTACCTTTTTTAGTATATATTATATTCTAATTCGCATCACTTCCTTGCTAAAGATAACCACCTATACTTCGCAAAGTAGCAAAGCTACTTTTTACGACAAGGAGTATAAATACTCCCTTGACCCACCTAAAGCACACCGCTTCTTACTGAAGCGCCGTAAATTTAGAATCAAGCTTTATAGTTTTTAGTTATTACATCTAGTATCTTAAACTCCAAGACGGAAAGCATTGACAGATAGTATAGATAAGTTTTAAATCCTATAGTATCTTGTGATGTCAAACTTCTGCAATTTAATGCAATGAGTTTAGATATCTAAATCTTTAACAAGTCCTGTAAAATTGTTTTTATTAAAACTTGCTTGTGACTCTTAACAATAATAAATAAAAGAACATTAGATTAAAAAATCTAAATCAAATTTTTGAAATTTAAAAACTTGATTTAGATTTCATAAGCCGATAAACTATTTAAGCACAATCTATTAAATTGGGGATGTGATTATAGCTAATAAATCTTATAATAATCTTTATGGTGGGCCTAACAAGACTTGAACTTGTGACCTCACCCTTATCAGGGGTGCACTCTAACCAGCTGAGCTATAGGCCCTCTTTAATAAAAAATCTGGTGGAGAATAGCGGGATCGAACCGCTGACCTCCTGCGTGCAAAGCAGGCGCTCTCCCAGCTGAGCTAATTCCCCATATTATCTATCTAATCTAAAACTAGAAAGATAAATCTTTATTAGCCGTCAATCTTTCAAAACTAAACAAGGATCGATTGAGTAAATACTAAGGTTAGTTAGTATTTAAATTTTCCTTTGATGAATATCTTGTGAGAGAATATTCATTGTACTCTAGAAAGGAGGTGATCCAACCGCAGGTTCTCCTACGGTTACCTTGTTACGACTTCACCCCAGTCGCTGATTCCACTGTGGGCGGTAGCTAGTTTAGCATTCCGACTTCGAGTGAAATCAACTCCCATGGTGTGACGGGCGGTGAGTACAAGACCCGGGAACGTATTCACCGTAGCATGGCTGATCTACGATTACTAGCGATTCCGGCTTCATGGAGTCGAGTTGCAGACTCCAATCCGAACTGGGACATATTTTATAGATTTGCTCCATCTCGCGATATTGCTTCTCATTGTATACGCCATTGTAGCACGTGTGTCGCCCCGGACATAAGGGCCATGATGACTTGACGTCGTCCACACCTTCCTCCTCCTTGCGAAGGCAGTCTCATTAGAGTGCTCGGCCGAGCCGTTAGCAACTAATGACGTGGGTTGCGCTCGTTGCGGGACTTAACCCAACATCTCACGACACGAGCTGACGACAGCCGTGCAGCACCTGTCTTAACATTTCTGCAAGCAGACACTCTTCCATCTCTGGATGATTTGTTAGATATCAAGTCCGGGTAAGGTTCTTCGCGTATCTTCGAATTAAACCACATGCTCCACCGCTTGTGCGGGTCCCCGTCTATTCCTTTGAGTTTTAATCTTGCGACCGTACTCCCCAGGCGGTATACTTAATCCGTTAGGTGCATTACTGCCATGACTAGCATAGCAACAACTAGTATACATCGTTTAGGGCGTGGACTACCAGGGTATCTAATCCTGTTTGCTCCCCACGCTTTCACGCCTTAGCGTCAGTTGAGTTCCAGCAGATCGCCTTCGCAATGGGTATTCCTGGTGATCTCTACGGATTTTACCCCTACACCACCAATTCCATCTGCCTCTCCCTCACTCTAGATTATCAGTTTCCCAAGCAGTTCTATGGTTAAGCCATAGGATTTCACAAAAGACTTGATAATCCGCCTACGCGTCCTTTACGCCCAGTGATTCCGAGTAACGCTTGCACCCCCCGTATTACCGCGGCTGCTGGCACGGAGTTAGCCGGTGCTTATTCGTTAGGTACCGTCATGGTTCTTCCCTAACAAAAGGAGTTTACGCTCCGAAAAGTGTCATCCTCCACGCGGCGTTGCTGCTTCAGGGTTTCCCCCATTGAGCAATATTCCCTACTGCTGCCTCCCGTAGGAGTCTGGACCGTGTCTCAGTTCCAGTGTGACTGATCATCCTCTCAGACCAGTTATGCGTCATAGCCTTGGTGAGCCATTACCTCACCAACTAGCTGATACAATATAGCCTCATCCCTTAGCGAAAAACTTTCCCGACTTAACTTATATTAAGAAGGAGTATAGAGTATTAGCAGTCATTTCTAACTGTTGTCCTCTACTAAGGGGCAGATTAGCTATACATTACTCACCCGTGCGCCACTAAGATTAAATAGCAAGCTACTTAATCTCCGTTCGACTTGCATGTATTAGGCACGCCGCCAGCGTTCACTCTGAGCCAGGATCAAACTCTCCATATAATTTATATGAAGTTTTTAATCTAAAAACTTTTGTTTTTTATTTATTAGTTTTAGTTTGCTAAGATAGCAAACTGGCTCAATCGATCACTTGTTTAGATTTCAAAGATTGACTAATAGTTTAACATTAATAATTTAAAAGAACAACGATAAAAAGGAAAGCTTTATTAACTCAAGAAGGTTAAAAGTGGTTTCTCTCAACTCGTGAGCTGGAATTATACAGGCATGATGCTTAAAGAAAGATTAAAAAGAGAGGGGAGATTGAAAAAAGTTGGGAAAAAATTTTCTACTTCTTACATTGGTTTGTAGAAGGGTCTAAAATACACGCATATCCAGTGTTTTGATGCACTAATATACTAACCGTTGAACTTCCATCTGATAAATTTATCCTGCAACTATCTTTTAAAAGCCTATCATATCCCCTTGCTGATCCGCCGCCATTAGTAGTACTTACTGTGCGCATAGGTCTTCCTAGCTCATCAAAAGATATAGTTTGCGATCTATTTCTTCCGCAACTACCTTCAAGCGTAACATTTGTTACTCCATATCTCTTTCCTATGTTTAAGGACTGGTCGACTTTTTTACAAGCCACTTTAGAAATACCTTGCCAACCTGCGCTTAAAAGATGTCCGTTTTTTATTATATTACTAGCTGCTTCCGACACGGAATTTAAATTCCCGGTTCCATCCTTTGCTATGTCATGATATATATGATATTTCCAACTTGATTTATTTTTCTTGTCAATATTGCAATTAGTTACAGAGGTATTATTAAAAGTTAAATTCCAGCGTTTTTTATACCACTCTTTTTGTGGATCGCCTTTGCTATCAAATTTAAATTTATCATCTTGCAAAGCCAAATGTTGCGCGTATCTTATGTGGGTAATTATCTGTTCGGCTGCCTCGCGTAAATTATCACGCTTAAGTCTAGGCATGGCAAGGGCCGCTAAAATACCGGCTATAACTATAACCAAAACAAGTTCGATCATGGTAAAGGCTCTTTTACTTGCCAACTGCATCTCTTTCTCTTATATCAAATGCAGCTATAGTTTTATCAAAAATTTCAATCTTCACATCTGCAAATTTATAATCACGCGAATTTAAAAGAATTGTGTCACTATTATTACTTACATTAATGTTATAAAATTTAAGTCTTAAGGCTAATTTATTATCTTCGGTATAAATTTGATCCAAACCCATCTCTTTGAGCCTATTTGCAAGATCTCTAGCAACATTAAATTTATAAACAAAATGATTATTTGGCTCATCTATAAATTTATAAGCAACTTGGTTGAAAATCAAGAATAGCCAGTTTAAGCCCAAAAATACAAGGATAAGTGCAGTTGCCAGCCTGTAAGTTTTGCGAAATTGCGGTAAACGAACGCGGTATGAGTTAAAAAACACTCTAACCATAAGCGGTGTTGCAATGATACAAAAAGGCAAAAATTCTTCCAGTTCAAGCTTTTGACGAACAGAAACGACCATGCAAAAACAAAACGAACAGATACAAACGAACCACAAAAGATCTTTTTTCTCTTTTATCCAAATTCTATAAAGAGTATAGACAAAAAAGATAAAAACAAATGGTGAAAAAACTGCGGCAAAGACCCCAAACGTATCCACAAAGTGTCCGCTTGGCCTGCCCCTGGTGTCAAAACCAAAAACATATAAACTAGCCAAAAAAAGCAAAGCTCCAACCCATGACAAAAAGGCGTTTTTTCTATATAAGCCGTATATAAAAAATGCCAAGTAAAGTATCAAAAAGTCGCCGTCTATAAAAAACGAAGCAAAAAATAATACATAAAAAATTCTGTTATATCCGGCATGAAAAGCATAAAGTATGGCAAGTGTTAGAAATATACAAAGCCCTGCATTATTTAGCACCAAAGCGCTAGCAAGCGTGCCAGGAAGTAGCATAAAAAGTAAGGTGCATATAATGCGATCCGGTTCAAATTTGAGATAAAATTTACTTAATTTATAAAGCAAAACGACACTTGATGCATGTAAAATAATCATTGGAAGGCGCAAAGCAAGATCGTTTTGTCCAAAAATAGCACAACTTGCGCGAACTAAATATCCTATAATCTCATCACTTTGAAAAAAAAGTCTTGCCTCATAATAACTAATGCTTAAATTTAATCCACAATACAACAACAAAGCAAGCTCAAATAGGCAGATTATAAATAAATTTCTAACCCTGGACGAACTTTCGTAAAATCTCATGCAATTTTCTCTTTTTTAATGTCGTTAAAATACAAAATAGCCATAAAGATTATAGCTACTAAAAGCATGAATGTCAAAAGTAGTAAAAACGCACTCCATCCTCCGTTTTGATAAATAAAACTAGGGGCAAAGCTGCCAAGTGCACCGCCGGTATAGTAAAAGCTCACATAAAACCCATTCGTCATAGCTTTATACTGCTTTGCTCTGGCGTTTATGGTACTTGAAGCCACAGAATGCGCTATAAAATTTCCTATACAAACAACAACCATAGCCGTAAATAAAACGATATAGCTATCAGACCAAAATATAAAAATGCTTAGGATAAAGATCACTATTCCGACAAGAATCGCCAAAAAAGGATTTTTAAAAAATTTGACAATATTTTTAACATTAAACGCTATCAAAACTCCCACAACATAGCCAAGATACATCATGCCCGTTTTTGAACCGCTAAAATTTTCGCCAAGACTCATCATGTAAAACGGAACAAAACTAAGTATGGCTTGAAAAGAGAAAAATACAAAAAATATAGAGGCGCAAATGTAAAAATTATGCTTTATTTTAAAAACCTCTTTAGCATCATGTAAGGTAGGCTTTATCGAATTTATGCTGCCGTCTTGAGATATTTTCTGTATCGCAAAGGCTAGCATAAGAAGAGAAATTCCAAGCGCGAAAAAGAAAAATCTCCAGCCAAAAATATCGGTAAAAAGCCCGGATAAAAACCTTGCTATAAATCCACCGATAATAGTAACCCCGACATATCTGCCGATATTTTGCCCTACTTCGCCGCTTGGGCTGTTTTGCGCGATATAGCTCATTATGCCTGTAAGTGCGGCAGGAGCGATAAGTCCTTGGATTCCTCGTATAAAAATGAGCAAATAATAACCGTTTGAAATGGCAAATAAAATTTCTAAAATTCCAAATGATAAAAAGGCATAAAACAAAACGTTTTTTATGGAAAATTTCTCCAAAAAATATCCATAAACTATAGAAGCAACGGCAAGCGGAGCCAAAAAAGATGTTGTAAAAAGTGATGCTTGAAAACGTGAAATTTCAAGCATCTTTTCAAAGAGTGGCTGGATAGGTTGTGTGGCATACATGACGCACATCGCAAGAATTGCGGCTACATACATCAAGTAAAGATTCGCTCGTGCCACAAGTTTAGTCCACTAAATATGTATATCCCAGAAAAACTCGACCCACTCCGTCGCTTCTTTGACTCTATAATCAGGCAATAAAAGTGCTTTTTGTTTATAAAAAACAGTAGCGATTTTAATCTCTAAATCAGGATAAATTTTAAGCAATTCTCGCTTTATCTCAACCATGCTTTCGCCACTATCGATAATATCATCTACTAATAAAATTTTCTTATATCCGGTAAGATTTGGGATATTAAAGATGTCGATAGTGTCTAGTTTATTTGTATTGTCATAGTGAATGGAATTTAGTGTAAATAAATTTCTGTTTTCAAGCGCAACTGCTAACGAGTGGCCTAAAGTAAGTCCACCGCGTGCTATAGCCAGTATGACTTCAGGCTTAAACTCATCGTTTATTTGTTTTGCCATTTTTTGCACATCAAGTGCAAATTCTTCATAAGAATAAAACATAAATTTCCTTTTTTAATGAACTAAAAATATAATAAAACTAATAAAGGCAAGAACTATCACGCCAAGGCTGATATCTTCAAATTCTCGCTTTAACAACTTAACTATCAAATACGCTATAAAACCAAAAGCCAAACCATTTGTGATCGAATACGTAAGTGGCATCAAAACAACGATAAAAAATGTCGCTATACTAACAGCCGTATCTTTAAAATTTACCGTTCCAAGCTCAGTAAACATAAGCACGCCGACCATTACAAGCACCGGATATATCGCATTTGCAGGTATAGCCTTAAACAACGGTAGCATAAAAAGCGTAAGGATGAAAAACGAACCGCAAAAAACAGCCGTAAGACCGGTTCTGCCGCCCTGCTCAACTCCACTTGTGCTTTCTACAAAAGATGTTGTTGTACTAACTCCTATCATAGAGCCAACAACGGTAGCAACAGCATCTGCTTCTAATGTTTTTTCAAGTTTTTCAACACCGTCTTTTTTGCTCTCATCAAACATTCCAACACGCGTACCAATGCCTGTCAATGTGCCGACTGAGTCAAATAGATCCGTAACAAAAAACACCACAATAACCGGCAAAAACGCTAATGTAAAATTCCCTGCTACATCAAAAAATACACTCTTTATATCAAGCTCTAAAAATATCGGAGCCATAGACGCGGGAAGTGAAATAAACTCGCTAGGATAAGGTGAGATACCTACTGCCCATGCCAAAGCAGATGTTAAAAATACCGCCAAGATAAAAGCACCTCTTATCTTCCAAGCCCAAAAAGTCACGACAAAAAATATCCCGGCGATGCCTAAAAGCACTTGCGGATCTTTTAAATTTCCAAGTCCTACAAGAACCGCGTCACTGTTTACTACGATACCCATTTGCTGAAGACCGATAAAGCTTATAAACGTTCCGATACCGGCGCTTATAGCACGACGAAGATCAAGAGGAATGGACTTTATAACCCAAATTCTAAAATTTGTAAAAGACAAAACAACAAAGATAATACCTGATAAAAAAACTACTCCAAGGGCTGTTTGCCATGCCATACCCATGCCGATAACTAGTCCAAAGGTAAAATAAGCATTTAAGCCCATGCCTACGCTCATCGCAACAGGAGTGTTTGCCCAAAGTCCGTTTAATATAGTTGAAAATATCGTAATGAGCGCGGTCGCGGTAATAAGTGCATCCATGGGAAGCCCTGCTTTGCTCATAATGATAGCATTAACAGGCACGATATACATCATAGCAAGAAATGTCGTAAGCCCCGCACTAAATTCTTGCCTTACACTTGTGTTATTTTGCGCTAGTTTAAAAAAGTCCAATGTAAGCTCCTTTTTTGTGATTAGTAAGTTTTTATTTCGTTATATAAGCTATCGCGTTCAACAGGGGTAAAGCCCGAAGTCTTTATCAGGTCGCAAAAAGTTTTTAAGGTAACCCCATGCGCGCTTGCGGCTCCAGCAGCACTTTGAATACTCTCTTTTTGTATGGTGCCGTCAAGATCGTCAGCTCCAAATTCCTGAGCTATCATGGCTAAATTTAATGTAGAAGTAGCCCAGTAAGCCTTTATATGAGGCATATTATCAAGCACCAAACGAGAGATTGCCATTGTTTTTAAAATTTCAACCGAACCCAAAAATTTCACGTCTTTAAGATAGTTATTTTCCCTTTGATACACAAGCGGTATAAATGCATTAAATCCACCCGTGATATCTTGCAAATCACGAATTCTAAGCATATGATCGATACGGTCAGCCCTGCTTTCTATATGACCAAACAACATCGTAGCGTTGCTTTCTTTGCCTTTTTTGTGCCATTTTTTATGAATTTCAAGCCAATTTTGGCTACTTACTTTTCCTTTGCAAATTTTAGCCCTAACATCTTCGGCAAAAATTTCAGCCCCGCCCCCAGGCATGCTGTCTACGCCGTATTCAAGCATCTTTTCTATAACCTCATCGTAGCTAAGAGAGTAATGGCGTGATAAAAAGTCTATTTCAGCCGCAGTCATCGCTTTGACATGGATAGTTGGGTGTTTTAACTTAATCTTCTTAAAAATTTCTAAATACCACTGCCAGCCGCTTTGTGCGTTATGAGCTGAAACGATATGTATCTCTTTGGCTCCGTTTTTAACGCTCTCGTCTACGATTTGCATTATCTCTTCGTGGCTCATTTTATAAGGATTTGGATTTTTACGATGCGCGGAAAATGCACAAAATTTACAGACGTCAGCACAGATATTTGTAGGATTTATATGGCGATTTATGTTAAAAAAGACCTTTTTGCCGTGCATTTGACGCCTTTTAGCATCAGCAAATTTTGCTAAATCAAATAGATCAAGTTCATAAAGTCCAAGCGCTTCCTCGGCGTTTATACGATCGCCGGACTCAAGTTTTTTAATCAAATTCATTATTATTTCTTTTCCTAAAGCTTAAACTAGTTTGGTGATTATATGAAAATAAAGCTTTGTTTTTGCAAAAATTTAATATCATTAGCGCTTACAAATTTTAAAGAGAGCTTTAGTTTATGTATAGTATCGAAGATATAAAACAAAATAAATTAATAATCAAGGCAGATGAGACCTTTGCTCAGTCACGTCAGAAAATGACAAAATTTTTCCAGAAAAACCAAGGTAGAAATTTTGTAAATTTTTTGATAAAAGAAAATGACGACTTTATAAAAACATACCTAAATGCACTGGTAAAAGAGTATTTTGGCGACTTTGCGCCTGAAACAGATGCATTTAGTCTTAGTATTTTAGCGACAAACAAATACGCCCAAGGCTTGGTTTCGGTTGATTCCGCTTTTGAAATTTTAATTGTTTATAAAAATATTCGCGGGTATAATATCAAAAATTTTATTAAAACTTTCATCGAACTACTCCACTCTTCTTCCATAAATTTACAGATAAAAACGATAGAAATAGATGAACTTTTTTTACATTACAAAGACGATATAAAGGTAAAAAGTGAAATTTCATGGGTAAGATATATCTGTGGCTCAAAAAGTATCTACAGGATGGCAAAAACCCAAATTCAACTTGCAAAAGAGCACAATAAACTTGAGTTTTTAAGCTATCATTTAAAGCCGTTTTTACCGTTTGAAAACATAAAATACTTAGAGCAAGAGCCAAATCTAAAAACAGGCTTTGGCGGAAGTGATGAAATTTGGCACTTAAACTGCATACTAAACTGCCTTGACAGCGAGATTTCGGTAAGAACTCAAGCTCTTAAATTTATGGACGAGAAAGAAATTAGCGAGTTTAATCTAAACACCGACTTTTTAATGAGCCTAAAATCAGCTCTAAATTTAACCAAAAACTCCGATACCTTTATCGCTTCAAGCGTAGACGAAGTGACAAATTTAATGCAAACCAAGTCTAAAAAGACACAAGATACCGATAGCATAATAAGCCAAAAAATGCTTAGCAATATGAACAATATCGCGATATACTCACGCTTTTTGGCAGCGTCGCTTTGCAGACCTATGTTTAAAAGCGAGCTAAATTTCACTCAAAGAAGAGCCGCAAGACTTTCAAACGGACTATATCAGATACAAAACATAGTCTATACGCCAACACACAAAAAACCAGTTGGTATAAACAAGCTCATAAAAGAACTTTTATCCCTAAAAGATATAGACTATAAATTTGATATAAGCACTATTTTCTACATCAAAAGGGCGATCATAACAAAACCTGAGCTAGAAAAAGCGATAATGAATTTTAAAAAGATATTTGCAAGAAACAATACATATTGTATCTTAAAAGCCCTGCTTGACGCCCAGATCATCCAAATTTTAGTAAAACCGATGGAGCACATATCGCAACTTGCACAATACGACGGTTATCACAACTTTACCGTTGATGAACACAGCGTTCTTAGTGTCAAATACCTTGAAAACATAAAAGATAAATTTATAAAAAATTTATACAGCGAGCTTTGTGCCGAAGGTCGCATAATGCTTAAAATGGTCACTTTAATGCATGATGTCGGCAAGGGTGTGAGTGGCGATCACAGCGTGGTTGGTTCAAATATCTTCCGCGCATACGCAAACAAGCTAGAGCTTAGCGCAAAAGCGACAAACACGGGTGTCACACTGATAAAGTATCATACTCTAATGAGCAACATCGCAAACAGAGAGGACATCTACTCGCAACGCGTGATATTTGGCTTCATATCAAAGCTAGCAGAAAAGCAAAATTTAAAGCTTCTTTACATCCTTAGTTACTGTGTCATAAATGCCACTAGCGAAACACTTTACACCCCATACACGGCAAAGCTACTCAAAAAACTATACGACCTATCATACGAGAGCTTTGACGATGAGACGCTACTTGATGAAGCAACAAGGCGTGTAAAAAAAGAACATAGTATAAAAAGAAACGAGGAATTTGAAAGGCTTGATGATGCTATAAAAGCAAAACTACTTAAAATTTCATCAAATTTATTATTTGCAAAACATAGTGTGGTCGATATCATAAACATAGCAAAACGTGCGTATAACCTAACATCAACTCAAATGGACGTCTTAAACAACCAAAGCTTAAGTGTAAAAATCATCTCAAACGAAAATTTAAATTTATCCGCCCTACTTGCAGTTTTGGCTGCTTACGATCTTGCATATATGGAAATTTATGAGTTGTTTGACGATAAATTTTTCATCCGCTTGGAATTTAACAAAAATGTAAAAAATAGCGAACTCTTAAATTTAAAAGTAAAGGCCGATGAGGCACTTCATAGTAATGAAAATATCAAGCTTGAATCCCCT
This is a stretch of genomic DNA from Campylobacter sp. RM6914. It encodes these proteins:
- a CDS encoding pilus assembly FimT family protein translates to MASKRAFTMIELVLVIVIAGILAALAMPRLKRDNLREAAEQIITHIRYAQHLALQDDKFKFDSKGDPQKEWYKKRWNLTFNNTSVTNCNIDKKNKSSWKYHIYHDIAKDGTGNLNSVSEAASNIIKNGHLLSAGWQGISKVACKKVDQSLNIGKRYGVTNVTLEGSCGRNRSQTISFDELGRPMRTVSTTNGGGSARGYDRLLKDSCRINLSDGSSTVSILVHQNTGYACILDPSTNQCKK
- a CDS encoding MFS transporter — protein: MYVAAILAMCVMYATQPIQPLFEKMLEISRFQASLFTTSFLAPLAVASIVYGYFLEKFSIKNVLFYAFLSFGILEILFAISNGYYLLIFIRGIQGLIAPAALTGIMSYIAQNSPSGEVGQNIGRYVGVTIIGGFIARFLSGLFTDIFGWRFFFFALGISLLMLAFAIQKISQDGSINSIKPTLHDAKEVFKIKHNFYICASIFFVFFSFQAILSFVPFYMMSLGENFSGSKTGMMYLGYVVGVLIAFNVKNIVKFFKNPFLAILVGIVIFILSIFIFWSDSYIVLFTAMVVVCIGNFIAHSVASSTINARAKQYKAMTNGFYVSFYYTGGALGSFAPSFIYQNGGWSAFLLLLTFMLLVAIIFMAILYFNDIKKEKIA
- a CDS encoding phosphoribosyltransferase, encoding MFYSYEEFALDVQKMAKQINDEFKPEVILAIARGGLTLGHSLAVALENRNLFTLNSIHYDNTNKLDTIDIFNIPNLTGYKKILLVDDIIDSGESMVEIKRELLKIYPDLEIKIATVFYKQKALLLPDYRVKEATEWVEFFWDIHI
- a CDS encoding NCS2 family permease; the encoded protein is MDFFKLAQNNTSVRQEFSAGLTTFLAMMYIVPVNAIIMSKAGLPMDALITATALITIFSTILNGLWANTPVAMSVGMGLNAYFTFGLVIGMGMAWQTALGVVFLSGIIFVVLSFTNFRIWVIKSIPLDLRRAISAGIGTFISFIGLQQMGIVVNSDAVLVGLGNLKDPQVLLGIAGIFFVVTFWAWKIRGAFILAVFLTSALAWAVGISPYPSEFISLPASMAPIFLELDIKSVFFDVAGNFTLAFLPVIVVFFVTDLFDSVGTLTGIGTRVGMFDESKKDGVEKLEKTLEADAVATVVGSMIGVSTTTSFVESTSGVEQGGRTGLTAVFCGSFFILTLFMLPLFKAIPANAIYPVLVMVGVLMFTELGTVNFKDTAVSIATFFIVVLMPLTYSITNGLAFGFIAYLIVKLLKREFEDISLGVIVLAFISFIIFLVH
- the mqnE gene encoding aminofutalosine synthase MqnE; amino-acid sequence: MMNLIKKLESGDRINAEEALGLYELDLFDLAKFADAKRRQMHGKKVFFNINRHINPTNICADVCKFCAFSAHRKNPNPYKMSHEEIMQIVDESVKNGAKEIHIVSAHNAQSGWQWYLEIFKKIKLKHPTIHVKAMTAAEIDFLSRHYSLSYDEVIEKMLEYGVDSMPGGGAEIFAEDVRAKICKGKVSSQNWLEIHKKWHKKGKESNATMLFGHIESRADRIDHMLRIRDLQDITGGFNAFIPLVYQRENNYLKDVKFLGSVEILKTMAISRLVLDNMPHIKAYWATSTLNLAMIAQEFGADDLDGTIQKESIQSAAGAASAHGVTLKTFCDLIKTSGFTPVERDSLYNEIKTY
- a CDS encoding HD domain-containing protein; the encoded protein is MYSIEDIKQNKLIIKADETFAQSRQKMTKFFQKNQGRNFVNFLIKENDDFIKTYLNALVKEYFGDFAPETDAFSLSILATNKYAQGLVSVDSAFEILIVYKNIRGYNIKNFIKTFIELLHSSSINLQIKTIEIDELFLHYKDDIKVKSEISWVRYICGSKSIYRMAKTQIQLAKEHNKLEFLSYHLKPFLPFENIKYLEQEPNLKTGFGGSDEIWHLNCILNCLDSEISVRTQALKFMDEKEISEFNLNTDFLMSLKSALNLTKNSDTFIASSVDEVTNLMQTKSKKTQDTDSIISQKMLSNMNNIAIYSRFLAASLCRPMFKSELNFTQRRAARLSNGLYQIQNIVYTPTHKKPVGINKLIKELLSLKDIDYKFDISTIFYIKRAIITKPELEKAIMNFKKIFARNNTYCILKALLDAQIIQILVKPMEHISQLAQYDGYHNFTVDEHSVLSVKYLENIKDKFIKNLYSELCAEGRIMLKMVTLMHDVGKGVSGDHSVVGSNIFRAYANKLELSAKATNTGVTLIKYHTLMSNIANREDIYSQRVIFGFISKLAEKQNLKLLYILSYCVINATSETLYTPYTAKLLKKLYDLSYESFDDETLLDEATRRVKKEHSIKRNEEFERLDDAIKAKLLKISSNLLFAKHSVVDIINIAKRAYNLTSTQMDVLNNQSLSVKIISNENLNLSALLAVLAAYDLAYMEIYELFDDKFFIRLEFNKNVKNSELLNLKVKADEALHSNENIKLESPKISRDEITFDINHSNEYARLNINAKDQRGLMAYVMSVFGKMNFKITSAKVQTIKNRTRNLFLIEKNDELCYNAEKILKLLISE